A genomic segment from uncultured Marinifilum sp. encodes:
- a CDS encoding flavodoxin domain-containing protein, protein MAQFIYKKKPQSFSFQNIKGFASPITVLYGGKTGNSKFIAEQLKEQFQKYELYPSVISMNDYDLNQLPNEKYLFIVISTRGEGEPPAQAKAFYKHLFGKQLSHLPNLNYSVCALGDSSYQNFCKTGKDIDSQLKKLGAKAYIPIIKCDLAFKTKAEFWASSLLNKFQNKLNGDKLDLKFGTPETGPTFTLRVKDKYPLTSKQSTCEISHLILQTNHPDFTYQPGDSLRIKPKNPYSLVVKIMLLQNYSHDTIVRYKDKKKSIEELLVTKLELTNLSKDVLKAYLQHTGNKDLQSLLKNESRLFKYLQLADVYDMLHDFPSQIEAQDLCLILDKINRREYSIASSASKTPNEIHLCVKQFNYSLFNRNRIGACSSYINKGLQVNSSLKAQLIPNNNFRLPKDDKPIIMIGAGTGIAPFISFMNERNALNSKANNWLIFGEKQKKHDFLYQKELESFMKNGILNKMDLAFSRDKAKKVYVQDILALKGKEIYQWLENGAHFYICGSIAMGKSVLRNLLLLVEKEGKYSKNEAYNYIENMKQSLRLHEDLY, encoded by the coding sequence ATGGCGCAATTTATATATAAGAAAAAGCCTCAGTCTTTTTCCTTTCAGAACATAAAAGGTTTTGCTTCACCCATTACCGTATTATATGGTGGAAAAACGGGCAACTCAAAATTTATTGCAGAACAATTAAAAGAGCAATTTCAAAAATACGAATTGTATCCTTCTGTAATTAGCATGAACGATTATGATCTTAATCAATTGCCAAACGAGAAGTATCTTTTTATTGTTATAAGTACTCGCGGAGAAGGTGAGCCACCAGCACAGGCAAAAGCTTTTTACAAGCACTTATTTGGTAAACAGCTTAGCCACTTGCCTAATCTTAACTATTCTGTATGCGCTTTGGGCGATTCTAGCTATCAAAATTTCTGTAAGACTGGTAAGGATATCGATTCACAATTGAAAAAGCTTGGAGCTAAAGCTTATATCCCTATAATAAAATGCGATTTGGCTTTTAAAACAAAAGCGGAATTTTGGGCATCATCATTACTAAATAAGTTCCAAAACAAACTAAATGGTGATAAGCTGGATTTAAAATTTGGAACGCCTGAAACAGGTCCGACTTTTACCCTTCGGGTTAAGGATAAATACCCTCTTACCAGTAAACAATCTACATGCGAAATTAGTCATCTAATTCTGCAAACCAATCATCCTGATTTCACATATCAGCCTGGTGATTCTCTCCGAATTAAGCCTAAAAACCCTTATTCTCTGGTTGTTAAAATTATGCTTTTGCAGAATTATTCGCACGATACAATTGTGAGGTATAAAGATAAAAAAAAGAGTATTGAAGAATTATTGGTTACCAAGTTGGAATTAACCAATTTAAGCAAAGATGTGCTAAAAGCTTATTTGCAGCATACAGGAAATAAAGATTTACAAAGCTTGCTTAAGAACGAAAGCAGATTATTTAAATACCTTCAGCTAGCCGATGTGTACGATATGTTACACGATTTTCCCTCTCAAATCGAAGCTCAGGATTTATGTCTTATTCTCGATAAAATAAATCGCAGAGAATATTCTATAGCATCTAGCGCAAGTAAAACTCCAAACGAAATTCACTTGTGTGTAAAACAATTTAATTACTCCCTATTTAATCGTAATCGGATAGGTGCTTGTTCTTCGTATATAAACAAAGGCTTACAAGTAAATTCCAGTCTTAAAGCACAGCTTATTCCGAACAATAATTTCCGATTACCAAAAGATGATAAGCCAATTATAATGATTGGTGCAGGAACGGGAATTGCACCTTTTATTTCATTTATGAATGAAAGAAATGCCTTAAACTCAAAAGCTAACAATTGGTTAATATTTGGTGAAAAACAAAAAAAACATGATTTCTTATACCAGAAGGAACTAGAATCTTTTATGAAAAATGGCATTTTAAATAAAATGGATTTAGCATTTTCTCGCGATAAAGCAAAAAAAGTTTACGTACAAGATATACTTGCACTTAAGGGAAAAGAAATATATCAATGGCTCGAAAATGGAGCTCACTTTTATATTTGTGGATCTATTGCCATGGGAAAATCCGTTTTACGCAATCTTTTATTATTGGTCGAGAAAGAAGGAAAATATAGTAAAAACGAAGCTTATAACTATATTGAAAATATGAAGCAATCTTTACGTTTACACGAAGATTTGTATTAA
- a CDS encoding aminodeoxychorismate/anthranilate synthase component II translates to MKILVLDNYDSFTYNLVEYLRKLGAKDVEVHRNREIELKDVAKFDKILLSPGPGIPDEAGILKDVIKEYAASKSILGVCLGEQAIAEVFGGSIENLDKVYHGVATLVYRTDDDKGVLHGLEKEFQAGRYHSWNVVKKDLPDCLVVTCEDEEGQIMGIRHKEYDVEGVQFHPESVLTPEGMKMIENWLKG, encoded by the coding sequence ATGAAGATATTAGTATTAGATAATTACGATTCCTTTACCTATAATTTGGTAGAATATCTGCGCAAGCTGGGAGCTAAGGATGTTGAAGTTCATCGTAACAGAGAAATTGAATTGAAGGATGTGGCAAAGTTTGATAAGATTTTATTGTCGCCAGGTCCGGGAATTCCTGATGAGGCTGGAATCTTAAAGGATGTGATTAAAGAATATGCTGCAAGTAAATCAATACTAGGGGTTTGTTTGGGAGAACAGGCAATTGCCGAAGTGTTTGGTGGAAGCATAGAAAATTTAGATAAAGTATATCATGGTGTGGCAACTTTGGTTTACCGAACAGATGATGATAAAGGAGTTTTGCATGGCTTAGAGAAAGAGTTTCAAGCTGGAAGATACCATTCCTGGAATGTGGTTAAAAAGGATTTGCCCGATTGCCTTGTTGTTACTTGTGAAGATGAAGAAGGACAGATTATGGGAATTCGCCATAAGGAATATGATGTGGAAGGGGTTCAATTTCATCCGGAATCGGTTTTAACACCAGAGGGAATGAAAATGATTGAGAATTGGCTGAAAGGATAA
- the trpD gene encoding anthranilate phosphoribosyltransferase has product MKNILHHLFEHKTLKREEAKEVLIKIAKGNFNEFQITSFLTVFMMRSITVEELTGFREALLELCIPVDLSEYNGVDLCGTGGDGKNTFNISTLASFVVAGAGEKVTKHGNYGVSSFCGSSNVIEHLGYQFKNKEEDLKRDLDKAGICFLHAPLFNPAMKNIAPIRRDLGVRTFFNMLGPLVNPSRPKNQIVGVFDLELARLYQYLLQQTDSKYTIIHGVDGYDEVSLTDKVKLIGNGMEELLEPEEFGHRKLDPTELHGGENVEQAARIFTDILKGEGTDAQNAVVTRNAGLAIHCLHPEISREDAIGRAVESLKSGNAYEVLKKLTN; this is encoded by the coding sequence ATGAAAAATATACTACACCACTTATTTGAACACAAAACCTTAAAAAGGGAAGAGGCGAAAGAGGTTTTGATTAAGATTGCCAAAGGAAACTTTAATGAGTTTCAGATTACCTCTTTTCTTACCGTATTTATGATGCGAAGCATTACCGTAGAGGAGTTAACAGGATTTAGAGAAGCACTTTTAGAGCTTTGTATTCCAGTTGATTTATCGGAATACAATGGGGTTGATTTATGTGGAACCGGAGGCGATGGAAAAAATACTTTTAACATTTCAACTTTAGCATCTTTTGTAGTTGCCGGAGCGGGAGAAAAAGTTACCAAACATGGTAATTATGGTGTTTCTTCTTTTTGCGGATCATCTAATGTAATTGAGCATTTGGGGTATCAGTTTAAAAATAAGGAAGAAGATTTAAAAAGAGATTTGGATAAAGCTGGAATATGCTTTTTGCATGCTCCTTTGTTTAATCCGGCAATGAAAAATATAGCTCCAATCCGAAGAGATTTGGGTGTACGTACTTTCTTTAATATGCTTGGTCCATTGGTAAATCCTTCGCGACCTAAGAATCAAATTGTTGGTGTTTTCGATCTTGAATTGGCGCGCCTGTATCAATACCTATTACAACAAACCGATTCAAAATATACCATTATTCACGGAGTTGATGGATACGATGAGGTTTCTTTAACCGATAAAGTTAAGTTGATAGGTAATGGCATGGAAGAGCTTTTAGAACCGGAAGAATTTGGTCATAGAAAGCTGGATCCAACCGAATTGCATGGTGGAGAGAATGTTGAACAGGCTGCTAGGATTTTTACTGATATCCTTAAAGGAGAGGGAACAGATGCTCAGAATGCTGTTGTGACAAGAAATGCAGGTTTAGCAATTCATTGTTTGCATCCTGAAATTAGCAGAGAAGATGCTATTGGAAGAGCTGTAGAGTCTTTAAAGTCTGGGAATGCTTACGAAGTGTTAAAGAAATTAACAAACTAG
- the trpC gene encoding indole-3-glycerol phosphate synthase TrpC, giving the protein MSAKPNILDRIVQKKLAEVAVQKMKQPIYQVMTEENFKRKCYSAKESIRKKGASGVIAEFKRQSPSKGVINGNVSPNEVVGKYQEAGVSMVSVLTDESFFGAQAEDFDAARKTLQIPLLRKEFIVDPYQIYQSKAMGADVILLIAAILTPQRCKDFAFLAKELGMEVLLELHDESELEYVNKFVDLVGINNRNLKTFAVDTHKSIQLASKLPEDMIRVAESGLSSAGIVKEMRDKGFQAFLMGEYFMKQVSPGDACNEFIKEISE; this is encoded by the coding sequence ATGAGTGCAAAGCCAAATATATTAGATCGTATTGTTCAGAAAAAACTGGCTGAGGTTGCTGTTCAGAAAATGAAACAGCCTATTTACCAGGTAATGACCGAAGAGAATTTTAAACGCAAGTGTTATTCTGCCAAGGAATCGATCAGAAAAAAAGGAGCTTCTGGTGTGATAGCTGAATTTAAGCGCCAGTCCCCATCTAAAGGTGTGATTAATGGTAATGTTAGTCCGAACGAGGTAGTTGGGAAATACCAAGAAGCAGGAGTTTCAATGGTTTCTGTGCTTACCGATGAAAGTTTTTTTGGAGCCCAAGCAGAGGATTTTGATGCCGCCAGAAAAACACTGCAAATTCCATTGTTGCGTAAGGAGTTTATTGTAGATCCTTATCAGATTTACCAATCGAAAGCAATGGGAGCTGATGTAATTCTGCTAATCGCAGCTATTTTAACACCACAGAGATGCAAAGATTTTGCTTTTCTGGCCAAGGAATTAGGCATGGAGGTTTTATTAGAATTGCATGATGAATCGGAATTGGAGTATGTAAACAAGTTTGTAGACTTGGTAGGAATTAACAACCGAAACCTAAAAACTTTTGCAGTAGATACTCATAAGTCCATTCAATTGGCGAGTAAATTGCCAGAGGATATGATACGAGTGGCAGAGAGCGGATTGAGTAGTGCTGGTATTGTAAAAGAAATGAGAGATAAGGGTTTTCAGGCATTTTTAATGGGTGAATACTTTATGAAGCAAGTTTCTCCTGGCGATGCATGTAATGAATTTATAAAAGAAATATCGGAGTAG
- the trpA gene encoding tryptophan synthase subunit alpha — translation MNRIDQLFQNKGKDILSIYFPAGYPKLEDTLPTLQLLQDKGVDLVEIGIPFSDPLADGPVIQTAAKQALDNGMSLKLLFDQLKVARQTITMPLILMGYWNTVYKFGVDAFLAECQKVGVDGVILPDLPLEEYEEDYKARFEDTGVYNVLLITPETTDWRMKKIEKAAKGFLYMVSTSATTGGAVEQSKEREAYFRKVANLDIPSLIGFGIRDKQSFRHAASFSNGAIIGTAFIKALEKGNAVDFIDSLF, via the coding sequence ATGAACAGAATAGATCAATTATTTCAAAATAAAGGAAAAGACATTTTATCGATTTATTTTCCTGCGGGATATCCAAAACTGGAAGATACACTTCCAACTTTACAACTTTTGCAGGATAAAGGTGTTGATTTGGTGGAAATTGGTATTCCTTTTTCAGACCCTTTGGCTGATGGACCAGTCATACAGACTGCTGCAAAACAAGCCTTAGACAATGGCATGAGTTTAAAATTGCTATTTGATCAGCTAAAAGTAGCTAGACAAACCATTACAATGCCTTTGATTTTGATGGGTTATTGGAACACTGTTTACAAATTTGGTGTAGATGCTTTTCTTGCAGAATGCCAAAAGGTAGGAGTTGATGGTGTAATTTTACCCGATTTGCCTTTGGAAGAGTACGAAGAAGACTACAAGGCTAGGTTTGAAGATACTGGCGTATACAATGTATTGCTAATAACACCTGAGACTACCGATTGGCGCATGAAGAAAATTGAAAAAGCTGCCAAAGGTTTTCTATACATGGTTTCTACCTCGGCAACCACGGGTGGTGCAGTAGAGCAGAGTAAGGAGAGGGAAGCTTATTTCAGGAAAGTTGCTAATCTGGATATTCCATCATTAATTGGTTTTGGAATTCGCGATAAGCAGAGCTTTCGGCATGCAGCTAGTTTTTCTAATGGTGCCATTATTGGAACTGCCTTTATTAAGGCTTTGGAAAAGGGCAATGCTGTTGATTTTATTGATAGCTTATTTTAA
- a CDS encoding anthranilate synthase component I family protein has protein sequence MIKFKYRKKEMLADVITPVSMYIKLRDRFPGAILLESSDYHSPENASSFIALEPIASITLKDGELIEEIEGVKQICDAREKGKRFVSGKLKDFVNQFDLEEKENVPKANALFGYTTYDAVPYFEDLDFNLDKKQSGIPQMCYSLYRFIIEVNHFNNTLKIIELVKNGDESRIREVSDLLRNRSLPAFTFSLDGEEQSNMDDETYKNLVTKGKQHCKRGDVFQIVLSRQFSQKYKGDDFNLYRALRSINPSPYLFYFDYGSYRIMGSSPEAQIEIKNKKAYIHPIAGTFRRTGDAVKDAELAKELLKDEKEQAEHVMLVDLARNDLSRDAQNIKVETFCEVQYFSHVIHLVSKVSGELPENYNPFQLMGDTFPAGTLSGAPKYRAMELIDKYEPTARGFYGGCIGALGFNGEVNQAITIRSFMSKDNNLYFQAGAGVVEKSNEESELNEVSNKLAALRKALAIAENI, from the coding sequence ATGATAAAATTTAAGTACAGAAAAAAGGAAATGCTTGCCGATGTAATTACTCCGGTTAGTATGTATATAAAATTGCGAGACCGTTTTCCAGGTGCAATTTTACTGGAAAGTTCGGATTACCACAGTCCGGAAAATGCCAGTTCGTTTATTGCTTTAGAACCCATTGCAAGTATTACTTTGAAGGATGGCGAACTGATTGAAGAAATTGAAGGAGTTAAGCAAATATGTGATGCTAGAGAAAAAGGAAAGCGTTTTGTTTCGGGTAAACTGAAAGATTTTGTGAATCAGTTCGATTTGGAAGAAAAAGAAAATGTGCCGAAAGCCAATGCTTTATTTGGATATACGACTTATGATGCGGTTCCTTATTTCGAGGATCTTGATTTTAATTTGGATAAAAAGCAATCTGGAATTCCGCAAATGTGTTATTCTCTTTACCGTTTTATAATTGAGGTGAATCATTTTAACAATACCTTGAAGATTATTGAGTTGGTGAAGAATGGCGATGAATCGAGAATTAGAGAGGTTTCTGATTTGTTAAGAAACAGAAGTTTACCTGCTTTCACATTTTCTTTAGATGGGGAAGAGCAATCTAATATGGATGATGAGACCTATAAGAATTTGGTGACAAAAGGAAAACAGCACTGCAAACGGGGCGATGTATTTCAAATTGTTCTATCTCGTCAGTTTTCTCAAAAATATAAAGGTGATGATTTTAATTTGTATCGTGCATTACGATCAATTAATCCATCGCCTTACTTGTTTTATTTCGATTATGGTTCGTATCGCATTATGGGATCTTCGCCCGAAGCACAAATCGAAATCAAAAACAAAAAAGCTTACATTCACCCAATTGCAGGTACTTTTAGAAGAACCGGCGATGCAGTTAAAGATGCCGAGTTAGCTAAGGAATTATTGAAAGACGAAAAAGAGCAGGCAGAGCATGTTATGTTAGTCGATTTGGCCAGAAATGATTTGAGTCGCGATGCTCAGAACATTAAAGTAGAGACTTTTTGCGAAGTACAGTACTTCTCTCATGTTATCCATTTGGTTTCGAAAGTTTCTGGCGAATTACCTGAAAATTACAATCCGTTCCAGTTAATGGGCGATACTTTTCCTGCAGGAACTTTATCGGGAGCACCTAAATACAGAGCCATGGAGTTAATTGATAAATACGAACCCACAGCCCGAGGTTTTTACGGAGGTTGTATTGGAGCTTTGGGATTTAATGGCGAAGTAAATCAGGCCATTACAATTCGTAGTTTTATGAGCAAAGACAATAATTTGTATTTTCAGGCGGGAGCTGGTGTGGTCGAAAAATCGAACGAAGAGAGTGAGTTAAACGAAGTAAGTAACAAATTAGCTGCTTTGCGTAAAGCATTAGCAATAGCCGAAAATATATAG
- a CDS encoding bifunctional phosphoribosylanthranilate isomerase/tryptophan synthase subunit beta, producing the protein MKIKVCGLKYSNNIKELVQLPIDYAGFIFYPKSPRYVGEEFDSVIPAMFPKNISKVGVFVNEELDTLLEKGKKYKLDTLQLHGAETAEYCKKVKNAGFEVVKAFQMNDSFQFNALNEYEDVCDFFLFDTKTKNYGGSGKKFNWEVLKSYQGKTPFFLSGGIGVQDAEQIKQLSHDKLYALDLNSGFELQAAKKNADQLKIFLNKLELNTMNKDKFAVNDRGYYGDFGGAYIPELLRKNVDELQENYLKILASEQFKKDYARLLDNYVGRPTPLTKAGNLSKRYGTNIYLKREDLTHTGAHKINNTIGQILIAKYMGKTRIIAETGAGQHGVATATVCALFGLECVVYMGALDVERQAPNVARMKMLGAKVVPAISGNQTLKDATNEAIRDWIANPESFYLIGSVVGPHPYPDLVTRLQSIISEEIREQLEKETGNPNPDYVIACVGGGSNAAGAFYHYLNEKDVKLVAVEASGLGVDSGETAATITIGDIGFIHGSKTMLMQDDDGQITEPYSISAGLDYPGVGPLHAHLSVSGRAQFLSATDQEALDAAKVLAESEGIIPALESAHALAALKKIKFKKDDVVVLNLSGRGDKDMETYMRAINNE; encoded by the coding sequence ATGAAAATCAAAGTTTGTGGATTAAAATATAGCAATAACATTAAGGAGTTAGTTCAATTGCCTATCGATTATGCTGGCTTTATTTTCTATCCAAAATCACCAAGATACGTTGGAGAGGAATTCGATTCGGTTATTCCTGCCATGTTTCCTAAAAACATCAGTAAAGTTGGTGTGTTTGTGAACGAAGAGTTGGATACTTTATTAGAAAAAGGAAAAAAATACAAGCTAGATACCTTGCAATTACATGGTGCCGAAACTGCTGAATATTGCAAAAAAGTAAAAAATGCAGGTTTTGAGGTGGTTAAGGCCTTTCAAATGAATGATAGCTTTCAATTTAATGCTTTGAATGAATATGAAGATGTTTGCGATTTCTTTCTGTTCGATACCAAAACTAAAAATTACGGAGGAAGTGGTAAGAAATTCAATTGGGAAGTGCTGAAAAGTTACCAAGGTAAAACACCTTTCTTTTTAAGCGGAGGGATTGGTGTTCAAGATGCAGAACAAATTAAACAATTGTCTCATGACAAGCTATATGCGTTAGATCTGAATTCTGGATTTGAATTGCAAGCAGCGAAGAAAAATGCTGATCAATTAAAAATCTTCTTAAATAAATTAGAATTGAATACAATGAACAAAGATAAATTTGCAGTTAATGACAGAGGATACTACGGAGATTTCGGAGGAGCTTATATTCCTGAATTACTTCGTAAAAATGTTGACGAACTGCAGGAGAATTACCTAAAAATATTGGCTTCGGAGCAATTCAAGAAAGATTATGCTCGTTTGCTAGATAATTATGTTGGGCGCCCAACACCTTTAACGAAAGCAGGGAATCTTTCGAAACGATATGGAACTAATATTTACCTGAAACGCGAAGATTTAACGCACACAGGAGCGCATAAAATAAACAATACCATTGGGCAAATTCTGATTGCCAAATACATGGGCAAAACAAGAATTATTGCGGAAACAGGAGCAGGACAGCATGGTGTTGCAACGGCTACGGTTTGTGCTTTGTTTGGCTTGGAATGTGTCGTGTATATGGGGGCTTTAGATGTGGAACGTCAGGCACCAAATGTGGCACGCATGAAAATGTTGGGTGCGAAGGTGGTTCCGGCAATTTCGGGAAATCAGACTTTAAAAGATGCAACCAACGAAGCCATCCGCGATTGGATTGCAAATCCTGAATCGTTTTACCTGATTGGTTCTGTGGTTGGTCCACATCCCTATCCTGATTTGGTAACTCGCTTGCAATCTATTATTTCGGAAGAAATTCGTGAGCAGTTGGAAAAAGAGACCGGAAATCCGAATCCTGATTATGTAATTGCCTGTGTAGGTGGAGGAAGTAATGCTGCAGGAGCTTTTTATCATTACCTGAATGAGAAAGATGTAAAACTTGTGGCTGTTGAAGCTTCGGGTTTAGGTGTTGATAGTGGAGAAACAGCTGCAACCATTACCATTGGCGATATAGGCTTTATCCACGGAAGTAAAACCATGTTAATGCAGGATGATGATGGGCAGATAACAGAACCTTACTCCATATCGGCAGGTTTAGATTATCCTGGTGTTGGACCATTGCACGCACATTTGTCTGTTTCGGGTAGGGCGCAGTTTCTTTCTGCCACCGATCAGGAGGCTCTTGATGCTGCGAAAGTATTAGCTGAATCGGAAGGAATTATCCCTGCATTGGAATCGGCACATGCTTTGGCTGCATTGAAAAAAATAAAATTTAAGAAAGACGATGTGGTGGTTCTAAACCTATCCGGACGAGGGGATAAGGACATGGAAACCTATATGAGGGCAATTAATAATGAGTAA